A single Oncorhynchus kisutch isolate 150728-3 linkage group LG19, Okis_V2, whole genome shotgun sequence DNA region contains:
- the LOC109864956 gene encoding zinc finger and BTB domain-containing protein 3-like, with the protein MEFPRHALQLLSGLRSQRQRGFLCDCTVFVSSSRFLAHRAVLASCSPFFHMFYSDPPGGTGASSVTLDGDIVTAAAFGLLLDFMYEGVLRLEAPPPAEDVLAAASFLHMNEVVRVCKRRLQHRPPPAEADSTRPEESGVAVVGASGPGVGMVATGAAKVMAMSVSQSASVAMQRSQLGCYTRSERRVEVHAHAPLSPDMADTTQPGMDHALLHVGELVTLSSGPSLRLGGQREVQGGSALCSPCSSTESYNLSSHHRQPSSSASSVVPVTQTDGSSSMVGILTQSDHSSSSSPEQDSHDPVSNKSTVITPGMQCQQHGLSINTHPQIRIQPPHSLLTSPPNLNLVTHQGQTSAPSRPDGLQHGGSERESKEASEHSDMGTVGVEEVEQGEGVKVKVEAIVISDEEFEEMEGVMIRRGMNGGRERGMMEVEDRNEFNDDNKDIDELNNPHFIPPHPHHASLQMTHSHPSEPFSFSFSPSGPSSTSSDAPPFPSSLFPSVGQHSDQPVYFQDSMGNYVEDVPTCSVCGKTFSCAYTLRRHAIVHTRERPYECRYCYRSYTQSGDLYRHIRKAHDSSLPAKRSKGDTEEGQPPHS; encoded by the coding sequence atggAGTTCCCCCGGCACGCTCTGCAGCTCCTGTCAGGCCTGCGTTCTCAGCGTCAGCGTGGGTTCCTGTGCGACTGCACCGTCTTCGTGAGTTCCTCACGTTTCCTGGCCCACCGTGCTGTCCTGGCCTCCTGCTCTCCATTCTTCCACATGTTCTACTCTGATCCCCCAGGGGGCACCGGGGCCAGCTCGGTCACGCTGGACGGGGACATCGTGACGGCGGCGGCGTTCGGCCTGTTGTTAGACTTCATGTACGAGGGTGTGCTGCGGCTTGAGGCCCCTCCCCCAGCAGAGGACGTGCTGGCAGCGGCGAGCTTCCTCCACATGAACGAGGTGGTCCGGGTGTGTAAGAGACGGCTACAGCACCGACCACCACCAGCTGAGGCAGACAGCACGCGCCCGGAGGAGAGTGGAGTGGCGGTGGTGGGTGCAAGTGGACCCGGAGTTGGCATGGTGGCAACAGGAGCTGCCAAAGTGATGGCGATGTCAGTGTCTCAGTCTGCGTCAGTAGCGATGCAGAGAAGCCAGTTGGGCTGTTATACGAGgtcagagaggagggtggaggttcATGCGCACGCCCCTCTGAGTCCTGACATGGCCGACACCACCCAGCCGGGCATGGACCACGCCCTCCTTCATGTGGGTGAGCTGGTTACCCTTTCCTCCGGTCCCTCTCTCAGGCTgggaggtcagagagaggttCAGGGGGGCTCGGCTCTTTGCAGCCCCTGCAGCTCCACAGAGTCATACAATCTCAGCAGCCACCATCGCCAGCCCTCTTCATCAGCATCATCAGTGGTACCTGTGACCCAGACTGATGGCTCCAGCTCCATGGTGGGGATACTGACCCAGTCTGACCACAGCAGCTCCTCCAGCCCAGAACAGGACAGCCATGACCCTGTCTCTAACAAGAGCACAGTAATCACACCAGGCATGCAATGCCAGCAGCATGGTCTCAGTATCAACACACACCCTCAGATTAGAATACAGCCTCCACACTcactcctcacctcacctcccaACCTGAACCTTGTAACCCATCAGGGCCAAACCTCAGCCCCGTCAAGGCCTGACGGGCTGCAGCATGgggggtcagagagggagagcaaggagGCTAGTGAACACTCTGACATGGGGACTGTgggagtggaggaggtggagcagGGGGAAGGGGTGAAGGTAAAGGTGGAGGCCATAGTGATCTCAGATGAGGAGTTTGAGGAGATGGAAGGGGTGATGATAAGGAGAGGAATGAATGGGGGTAGAGAACGAGGgatgatggaggtagaggacaggAATGAGTTTAACGACGATAATAAAGACATAGATGAACTAAACAACCCCCACTTCATCCCTCCTCACCCCCACCACGCCTCACTCCAGATGACCCACTCCCACCCCTCTGagcctttctccttctccttctccccctccggACCCAGCTCCACTTCTTCTGATGCTCCCCCTTTCCcgtcctccctcttcccctccgtGGGCCAACATTCCGACCAGCCCGTCTACTTCCAGGATTCCATGGGGAACTATGTCGAGGACGTCCCCACGTGCAGTGTCTGTGGAAAGACGTTCTCGTGCGCGTACACCCTGAGGCGACACGCCATCGTGCACACACGTGAGCGTCCCTACGAGTGCCGCTACTGTTACCGTAGCTACACGCAGTCAGGTGACCTGTACCGCCACATTAGGAAGGCTCATGACTCCAGCCTCCCAGCCAAACGCAGTAAAGGAGACACCGAGGAGGGCCAGCCTCCACACAGCTAA
- the LOC116354963 gene encoding glutamic acid-rich protein isoform X2 yields MSTWYMDGAKDNRGVYTKQGPEGLLQSERRRITLQSDLVTLQRDQRLSRAVRLQSRWQELSERERQAQQQNRQLLQEFDRAQDTLRDMVTRNAAMNTIKVEYERYLEESFPRWQQQLKQKTLSAQRKRLEQHLKECLRSMEEDNAEERGSRPPIGAQPPLSPCHVQQLQNAAAHHNQNGHQDYIQNGHHHPSIPSIQSSWLIHARSQWVDSQTRMHSKLKQRDMTHQPAHPLHPYDPQFLYPPQPYPVQHPQSLYPPQPYPIQPPQSYSNPSKHHIVIQQEAPPTGFPMQWAAGVATAGLHFRAPVGLQTSWTSPAMPDTQGWRIVQDVAGEDLGRVASAATSPEGGSSVGHRQKREKSSDLAHELDIKPVRLLSGHGESSESSRTSSQASKDSVSSRERRKRKEKNGGRAGQSATDRSSAGSGEVVIPEASVSSASVVQSSENDGTSVVGRNRSRMSRGLANLFSAEESGSHRDESGSDREWSVSQKEESSQIQESGSHRAKAVGHMEESVSHRVEAVSQMEESRSQMQASMIKKESVSHGEEVASDKEVGDNAMEATEGEEESLVGLSVEEGATGEEESLVGLSEEVGATGEEESLVGLRVEGGATGEEEEEIKHDREEGRETKEEEGMGEHEGEKEQGEDQDEGNEAHQRDREEGEEEEEEEEVQPESESVSIREHTAEDEEDRERGEEEAEEAQDSEGQVEREEVERGDRGMEEESENEREESHTSQNGEIEEEDVGVGNERDDNEEGSEGEEDGGEEEEEEQRCQDAEEDSAAGQPEDEEERDSDDSIISPPEHRSSKCLAEVAEEEEEEVIGDNDENDDGEDDEDDKVKGYLWSVDPFPDEDDDIESLLAPQAKSQEKQEKEEKKKTVVLVKPKAIDEDLDSFSEVKALHKKKGANQDTDSEEFDHFYD; encoded by the exons ATGTCTACCTGGTATATGGACGGTGCCAAGGATAACCGAGGTGTTTATACAAAACAGGGACCGGAAGGACTGCTACAGAG TGAGCGCAGGAGGATAACGCTGCAGAGTGACCTTGTGACCTTACAGAGGGATCAGCGCCT taGCCGGGCTGTGCGGCTGCAGAGCCGGTGGCAGGagctgagtgagagagagcgtcAGGCCCAGCAGCAGAACAGGCAGCTGCTGCAGGAGTTTGACAGAGCCCAGGACACTCTGAGAGACATGGTCACCCGCAACGCCGCTATGAATACCATAAAA GTGGAGTATGAAAGGTATCTGGAGGAGAGCTTCCCTCGCTGGCAGCAGCAGCTCAAACAGAAGACACTATCTGCCCAACGCAAG CGATTGGAGCAGCACCTGAAGGAGTGCCTGAGGAGTATGGAGGAGGACAATGCTGAAGAGAGGGGCTCCAGACCCCCCATTGGAGCCCAACCTCCACTTTCTCCAT GTCATGTCCAACAGCTCCAGAATGCCGCTGCACACCACAACCAAAATGGCCACCAGGACTACATCCAAAATGGCCACCATCATCCCAGCATCCCTTCAATTCAGTCCTCCTGGTTGATTCATGCTCGTTCCCAATGGGTTGATTCCCAAACCAGAATGCACTCCAAACTCAAACAAAGAGACATGACTCACCAACCCGCTCACCCCCTCCACCCCTATGACCCCCAGTTCCTCTACCCCCCTCAGCCTTACCCTGTCCAGCACCCTCAGTCCCTCTACCCCCCTCAGCCTTACCCTATCCAGCCCCCTCAGTCCTACTCTAACCCCAGTAAACACCACATTGTGATCCAGCAGGAGGCACCACCGACAGGGTTCCCCATGCAATGGGCTGCTGGAGTCGCCACGGCTGGGCTCCATTTCAGGGCCCCAGTGGGCCTTCAAACTTCCTGGACAAGCCCTGCCATGCCGGATACCCAGGGATGGAGAATAGTACAGGATGTGGCGGGGGAGGATCTGGGGAGGGTGGCCAGTGCAGCGACTAGTCCTGAAGGAGGGAGCAGTGTGGGacacagacagaagagagagaagagcagcgATTTGGCACATGAGCTCGACATCAAACCAG TGCGTCTGTTGAGTGGACATGGAGAGAGCAGTGAGAGTAGCAGAACCTCCAGTCAGGCCAGTAAAGACAGCGTcagtagcagggagaggaggaagaggaaggagaagaatgGAGGAAGAGCAGGACAGAGCGCAACAGACAGGTCCTCTGCAGGATCCGGGGAGGTGGTTATTCCTGAGGCTTCAGTATCTTCTGCCTCTGTGGTCCAAAGCTCAGAGAATGATGGGACATCGGTGGTAGGGAGAAACAGGAGCAGGATGAGTAGGGGACTGGCTAACCTATTcagtgcagaggagtcaggaagTCATAGAGACGAATCAGGGAGTGATAGGGAGTGGTCGGTGAGTCAAAAGGAGGAATCAAGTCAAATTCAAGAATCAGGGAGTCATAGGGCAAAGGCAGTGGGTCACATGGAGGAATCAGTGAGTCATAGGGTAGAGGCAGTGAGTCAAATGGAAGAGTCAAGAAGTCAAATGCAGGCGTCAATGATTAAAAAGGAGTCAGTGAGTCATGGGGAGGAAGTAGCCAGTGACAAAGAAGTAGGAGATAATGCCATGGAGGccacagagggagaagaggagagtctGGTTGGActcagtgtggaggagggagcaacaggagaagaggagagtctGGTTGGACTCAGTGAGGAGGTGGGAgcaacaggagaagaggagagtctGGTTGGACTCCGTGTGGAGGGGGGAgcaacaggagaagaggaggaggaaattaaacatgacagagaggaggggagggaaacaAAGGAAGAAGAGGGAATGGGAGAACATGAAGGCGAAAAAGAGCAAGGAGAAGATCAGGATGAAGGCAATGAGGcacaccagagagacagagaagaaggagaggaggaggaggaagaggaagaagtcCAACCAGAGAGTGAGAGCGTTTCTATAAGGGAGCACACTGCAGAGGacgaggaagacagggagaggggagaggaggaagcagaggaggcACAGGACTCAGAAGGGCAGGTAGAGCGCGAGGAGGTGGAACGGGGTGATAGAGGCatggaggaagagagcgagaacGAAAGAGAGGAATCACACACTTCTCAGAACggagagatagaagaggaggATGTGGGAGTTGGGAATGAAAGAGATGATAATGAGGAGGGGTCAGAAGGTGAAGAAGATGGTggcgaggaagaggaagaggagcagcGTTGTCAGGATGCTGAGGAAGACTCAGCAGCAGGGCAacctgaggatgaagaggagagagactctgacgACAGCATCATCTCACCACCAgaacacag GTCATCCAAATGCCTGGCAGAGGTagcggaagaggaggaggaagaagtgaTCGGTGATAATGATGAAAATGATGATGGTGAAGATGATGAAGATGACAAAGTGAAAGGGTATTTATGGTCTGTGGATCCCTTTCCAGATGAGGATGATGATATTGAAAGTCTTCTCGCTCCACAAGCAAAGTCTCAGGAAAAACA agagaaagaagaaaagaaaaagaCAGTGGTCCTTGTCAAACCCAAAG CCATAGATGAAGACTTGGACAGTTTCTCTGAAGTAAAAGCACTTCACAAAAAGAAAGGGGCTAATCAGGACACAGACTCAGAAGAGTTTGATCACTTCTACGACTGA
- the LOC116354963 gene encoding glutamic acid-rich protein isoform X1 codes for MSTWYMDGAKDNRGVYTKQGPEGLLQSERRRITLQSDLVTLQRDQRLSRAVRLQSRWQELSERERQAQQQNRQLLQEFDRAQDTLRDMVTRNAAMNTIKVEYERYLEESFPRWQQQLKQKTLSAQRKRLEQHLKECLRSMEEDNAEERGSRPPIGAQPPLSPCNTNTPLYSSPYLPPTYLTVISLSLGHVQQLQNAAAHHNQNGHQDYIQNGHHHPSIPSIQSSWLIHARSQWVDSQTRMHSKLKQRDMTHQPAHPLHPYDPQFLYPPQPYPVQHPQSLYPPQPYPIQPPQSYSNPSKHHIVIQQEAPPTGFPMQWAAGVATAGLHFRAPVGLQTSWTSPAMPDTQGWRIVQDVAGEDLGRVASAATSPEGGSSVGHRQKREKSSDLAHELDIKPVRLLSGHGESSESSRTSSQASKDSVSSRERRKRKEKNGGRAGQSATDRSSAGSGEVVIPEASVSSASVVQSSENDGTSVVGRNRSRMSRGLANLFSAEESGSHRDESGSDREWSVSQKEESSQIQESGSHRAKAVGHMEESVSHRVEAVSQMEESRSQMQASMIKKESVSHGEEVASDKEVGDNAMEATEGEEESLVGLSVEEGATGEEESLVGLSEEVGATGEEESLVGLRVEGGATGEEEEEIKHDREEGRETKEEEGMGEHEGEKEQGEDQDEGNEAHQRDREEGEEEEEEEEVQPESESVSIREHTAEDEEDRERGEEEAEEAQDSEGQVEREEVERGDRGMEEESENEREESHTSQNGEIEEEDVGVGNERDDNEEGSEGEEDGGEEEEEEQRCQDAEEDSAAGQPEDEEERDSDDSIISPPEHRSSKCLAEVAEEEEEEVIGDNDENDDGEDDEDDKVKGYLWSVDPFPDEDDDIESLLAPQAKSQEKQEKEEKKKTVVLVKPKAIDEDLDSFSEVKALHKKKGANQDTDSEEFDHFYD; via the exons ATGTCTACCTGGTATATGGACGGTGCCAAGGATAACCGAGGTGTTTATACAAAACAGGGACCGGAAGGACTGCTACAGAG TGAGCGCAGGAGGATAACGCTGCAGAGTGACCTTGTGACCTTACAGAGGGATCAGCGCCT taGCCGGGCTGTGCGGCTGCAGAGCCGGTGGCAGGagctgagtgagagagagcgtcAGGCCCAGCAGCAGAACAGGCAGCTGCTGCAGGAGTTTGACAGAGCCCAGGACACTCTGAGAGACATGGTCACCCGCAACGCCGCTATGAATACCATAAAA GTGGAGTATGAAAGGTATCTGGAGGAGAGCTTCCCTCGCTGGCAGCAGCAGCTCAAACAGAAGACACTATCTGCCCAACGCAAG CGATTGGAGCAGCACCTGAAGGAGTGCCTGAGGAGTATGGAGGAGGACAATGCTGAAGAGAGGGGCTCCAGACCCCCCATTGGAGCCCAACCTCCACTTTCTCCATGTAACACCAACACACCCTTATACAGTTCACCTTACCTCCCACCAACATACCtcactgtcatttctctttcttTAGGTCATGTCCAACAGCTCCAGAATGCCGCTGCACACCACAACCAAAATGGCCACCAGGACTACATCCAAAATGGCCACCATCATCCCAGCATCCCTTCAATTCAGTCCTCCTGGTTGATTCATGCTCGTTCCCAATGGGTTGATTCCCAAACCAGAATGCACTCCAAACTCAAACAAAGAGACATGACTCACCAACCCGCTCACCCCCTCCACCCCTATGACCCCCAGTTCCTCTACCCCCCTCAGCCTTACCCTGTCCAGCACCCTCAGTCCCTCTACCCCCCTCAGCCTTACCCTATCCAGCCCCCTCAGTCCTACTCTAACCCCAGTAAACACCACATTGTGATCCAGCAGGAGGCACCACCGACAGGGTTCCCCATGCAATGGGCTGCTGGAGTCGCCACGGCTGGGCTCCATTTCAGGGCCCCAGTGGGCCTTCAAACTTCCTGGACAAGCCCTGCCATGCCGGATACCCAGGGATGGAGAATAGTACAGGATGTGGCGGGGGAGGATCTGGGGAGGGTGGCCAGTGCAGCGACTAGTCCTGAAGGAGGGAGCAGTGTGGGacacagacagaagagagagaagagcagcgATTTGGCACATGAGCTCGACATCAAACCAG TGCGTCTGTTGAGTGGACATGGAGAGAGCAGTGAGAGTAGCAGAACCTCCAGTCAGGCCAGTAAAGACAGCGTcagtagcagggagaggaggaagaggaaggagaagaatgGAGGAAGAGCAGGACAGAGCGCAACAGACAGGTCCTCTGCAGGATCCGGGGAGGTGGTTATTCCTGAGGCTTCAGTATCTTCTGCCTCTGTGGTCCAAAGCTCAGAGAATGATGGGACATCGGTGGTAGGGAGAAACAGGAGCAGGATGAGTAGGGGACTGGCTAACCTATTcagtgcagaggagtcaggaagTCATAGAGACGAATCAGGGAGTGATAGGGAGTGGTCGGTGAGTCAAAAGGAGGAATCAAGTCAAATTCAAGAATCAGGGAGTCATAGGGCAAAGGCAGTGGGTCACATGGAGGAATCAGTGAGTCATAGGGTAGAGGCAGTGAGTCAAATGGAAGAGTCAAGAAGTCAAATGCAGGCGTCAATGATTAAAAAGGAGTCAGTGAGTCATGGGGAGGAAGTAGCCAGTGACAAAGAAGTAGGAGATAATGCCATGGAGGccacagagggagaagaggagagtctGGTTGGActcagtgtggaggagggagcaacaggagaagaggagagtctGGTTGGACTCAGTGAGGAGGTGGGAgcaacaggagaagaggagagtctGGTTGGACTCCGTGTGGAGGGGGGAgcaacaggagaagaggaggaggaaattaaacatgacagagaggaggggagggaaacaAAGGAAGAAGAGGGAATGGGAGAACATGAAGGCGAAAAAGAGCAAGGAGAAGATCAGGATGAAGGCAATGAGGcacaccagagagacagagaagaaggagaggaggaggaggaagaggaagaagtcCAACCAGAGAGTGAGAGCGTTTCTATAAGGGAGCACACTGCAGAGGacgaggaagacagggagaggggagaggaggaagcagaggaggcACAGGACTCAGAAGGGCAGGTAGAGCGCGAGGAGGTGGAACGGGGTGATAGAGGCatggaggaagagagcgagaacGAAAGAGAGGAATCACACACTTCTCAGAACggagagatagaagaggaggATGTGGGAGTTGGGAATGAAAGAGATGATAATGAGGAGGGGTCAGAAGGTGAAGAAGATGGTggcgaggaagaggaagaggagcagcGTTGTCAGGATGCTGAGGAAGACTCAGCAGCAGGGCAacctgaggatgaagaggagagagactctgacgACAGCATCATCTCACCACCAgaacacag GTCATCCAAATGCCTGGCAGAGGTagcggaagaggaggaggaagaagtgaTCGGTGATAATGATGAAAATGATGATGGTGAAGATGATGAAGATGACAAAGTGAAAGGGTATTTATGGTCTGTGGATCCCTTTCCAGATGAGGATGATGATATTGAAAGTCTTCTCGCTCCACAAGCAAAGTCTCAGGAAAAACA agagaaagaagaaaagaaaaagaCAGTGGTCCTTGTCAAACCCAAAG CCATAGATGAAGACTTGGACAGTTTCTCTGAAGTAAAAGCACTTCACAAAAAGAAAGGGGCTAATCAGGACACAGACTCAGAAGAGTTTGATCACTTCTACGACTGA
- the LOC109864958 gene encoding fermitin family homolog 3, whose amino-acid sequence MAAWDLSVAVEDLGTDAPPITVSVTSDLHIGGVILKLVEKSQVKRDWSDHALWWEQKQQWLLRTAWTLEKCGIQADAGLIFMPQHKPLRLGLPNGLNLRLRVCFSGPVFRTVLGICKMLNIRRPEELSLLRPVEEKKRKKVRDLSEELYDLTEVPLTSVSRPCLYNGMPAHFADSPKTEKVYKMLSVSQPAPAPEAIAKLYRPASVVDKAHIHSRWLDSSRSLMEQGVQENDRLWLRFKYYCFHDLEPKYDAVRLTQMYEQARWAILLEDIDCTEEEMLLFGAIQYHINKLSLSEPQTMTSSPAMDDLDSALQCLEVKLDGANSSPQDMLENLTAPELNDYLKIFRPKRLTLKGYKQYWFKFKDASISYYKSKEESLGEPIQQINLKGCEAAPDVNVAGQKFCIKLLIPAPEGMNEVYLRCENEEQYSSWMAACRLASKGKSLADSSFQSEVQSIRSFLAMQQTNPNTHTDDSMSINTHSLVSPRYSKKYKAKQLTPRILEAYQNVAQLSLTDALLRFLQIWQALPDFGISLVVVRFKGSRKDEVLGITPNRLIRIDLGVGEVVKTWRYNNMRQWNVNWDIRQVAIEFDGNVNIAFSCVTADCKIVHEFIGGYIFMSTRSREQSDTLNEELFHKLTGGHEAL is encoded by the exons atggcAGCGTGGGACCTGTCAGTTGCGGTGGAGGACCTGGGAACTGATGCTCCACCCATCACTGTCAGTGTGACCTCTGACCTACACATAGGTGGGGTCATCCTCAAACTGGTGGAGAAGTCac AGGTAAAGCGCGACTGGTCGGATCATGCCCTGTGGTGGGAGCAGAAGCAGCAGTGGCTCCTGCGAACGGCCTGGACCCTTGAGAAGTGTGGCATCCAGGCAGATGCCGGGCTCATCTTCATGCCCCAGCACAAGCCCCTGAGGCTGGGCCTGCCCAACGGACTGAACCTCAGGCTCCGGGTCTGCTTCTCTGGACCTGTGTTCCGCACTGTGCTGGGCATCTGCAAGATGCTGA ACATCCGACGGCCAGAGGAGCTGTCCCTGCTGCGACCtgtagaggagaagaagaggaagaaagttAGAGACTTGTCAGAGGAACTGTATGACCTCACAGAAGTGCCTCTCACCTCAG TGTCCCGCCCCTGCTTGTATAATGGAATGCCTGCCCATTTCGCTGACTCCCCTAAGACTGAGAAGGTGTACAAGATGCTGTCAGTCTCCCAGCCTGCTCCTGCCCCAGAGGCCATCGCTAAGCTGTACCGCCCCGCCAGTGTGGTAGACAAGGCCCACATCCACagcag GTGGCTGGACTCTTCTCGTTCACTGATGGAGCAGGGAGTTCAGGAGAATGACAGACTCTGGCTGCGCTTCAAATACTACTGCTTCCATGACCTGGAGCCCaag TATGATGCGGTGCGTCTGACCCAGATGTATGAGCAGGCTCGCTGGGCCATCCTACTGGAGGACATAGACTGTACTGAGGAGGAGATGCTGCTGTTTGGAGCTATACAG taccaCATCAACAAGCTGTCCCTGTCGGAGCCCCAGACGATGACCTCTAGTCCGGCCATGGATGACCTGGACTCAGCCCTACAGTGCCTGGAGGTCAAGCTGGACGGGGCGAACAGCAGCCCCCAAGACATGCTG GAGAACCTGACCGCCCCAGAGCTGAATGATTATTTGAAGATATTCCG GCCCAAGAGGTTGACTCTGAAGGGATACAAGCAGTACTGGTTCAAGTTTAAGGATGCCTCCATCTCCTACTATAAGAGCAAAGAGGAGAGCCTGGGAGAACCCATTCAACAGATCAACCTCAAAG GCTGTGAGGCTGCTCCAGATGTGAACGTTGCTGGACAAAAGTTTTGCATCAAACTTCTGATCCCAGCTCCAGAGGGCATGAACGAGGTCTACCTGCGCTGTGAAAAT gaGGAGCAGTATTCCAGTTGGATGGCAGCGTGTCGTCTGGCCTCTAAagggaagagtctggcagacagCTCATTCCAGAGTGAAGTCCAGAGCATCCGATCCTTCCTGGCCATGCAGCAGaccaaccccaacacacacacagatgacagcATGAGCATCAACACACACAGCCTGGTCTCTCCACGCTACAGCAAGAAGTACAAGGCCAAACAG TTGACCCCTCGTATCCTGGAGGCATATCAGAACGTGGCTCAGCTCTCCCTGACTGACGCCCTCCTCCGCTTCCTCCAGATCTGGCAGGCCCTGCCTGACTTTGGTATCTCCTTGGTGGTGGTGAG GTTTAAGGGCAGCAGGAAGGACGAGGTGCTGGGCATCACCCCCAACCGCCTGATCCGTATCGACCTGGGGGTGGGAGAAGTGGTCAAGACCTGGCGCTACAACAACATGAGGCAGTGGAACGTCAACTGGGACATACGACAG GTGGCCATAGAGTTCGATGGGAACGTGAACATAGCGTTCAGTTGTGTGACGGCTGACTGTAAGATCGTCCATGAGTTCATTGGAGGCTACATCTTCATGTCGACACGCAGCCGCGAGCAGAGTGACACACTCAACGAAGAGCTCTTCCACAAGCTGACGGGAGGCCACGAGGCTCTTTGA
- the rnaseh2c gene encoding ribonuclease H2 subunit C, translated as MSSNCHVTTLQLDSVSQAECPSVHLLPCEIEHDGPAEVSQFFTATIKDQKHEKTVSFRGRGLKGQEVSCPQGYTGLVLREVNKSGSDQEDRTVKVSSVFHKVTYWNLETSPNSDDGIVMAMAWPDLAEAVCV; from the exons ATGTCATCCAATTGCCATGTGACCACATTACAGCTGGACTCAGTGAGCCAGGCAGAATGCCCCTCTGTTCACCTGCTGCCCTGTGAGATAGAGCATGACGGGCCTGCAGAGGTGTCCCAGTTCTTCACAGCCACCATCAAAGACCAAAAACATG AGAAAACGGTGTCATTCAGGGGTCGTGGGTTAAAAGGTCAGGAGGTCAGCTGTCCACAGGGCTACACAGGCCTGGTGCTGAGAGAGGTCAACAAATCAGGCTCTGACCAGGAG GACAGGACTGTGAAGGTGTCCTCAGTGTTCCATAAAGTCACCTACTGGAACCTCGAGACTTCGCCCAACTCTGATGACGGCATCGTCATGGCAATGGCCTGGCCGGATCTGGCAGAAgcggtgtgtgtgtaa